One genomic segment of Ipomoea triloba cultivar NCNSP0323 chromosome 9, ASM357664v1 includes these proteins:
- the LOC116030798 gene encoding uncharacterized protein LOC116030798 gives MAEKAKKLCYERRAACIMKKAMELQILCSLKVGVVILSPDGKLESWPPELNDVKALLDACKEMGPRVKSEKRKDQAVETSSHSCREILVSKLQLLKQREELFKGKEIATASRGGETLVRSKKRKDFGEQGCLEILNSKLQLLKKREMVFLNRSGNSEASAEGKEIFSMEEGIESLCDGILLTQNLYDDLHLGGKGKGIATMDSACGEKGENDSFWTSTTSEGTNTKIFKCSNGYIRNGAS, from the exons ATGGCCGAGAAAGCTAAGAAGCTGTGTTACGAGAGGAGGGCGGCTTGCATCATGAAGAAAGCAATGGAGTTGCAAATACTGTGCAGTCTGAAAGTTGGTGTTGTTATCCTGAGCCCTGACGGCAAGCTGGAGAGTTGGCCCCCTGAACTCAACGACGTGAAGGCTTTACTCGATGCTTGCAAGGAAATGGGGCCTAGGGTTAAGAGCGAGAAAAGGAAAGATCAGGCGGTCGAGACTTCTTCTCACAGTTGCCGGGAAATCTTGGTTTCAAAGCTCCAGCTTTTGAAGCAGAGGGAGGAGTTGTTTAAGGGCAAAGAGATTGCAACAGCTTCCCGAGGGGGAGAAACTCTGGTGAGaagcaagaaaaggaaagattTTGGTGAACAAGGGTGCCTGGAAATCTTGAATTCAAAACTCCAGCTTTTGAAGAAGAGGGAGATGGTGTTCTTAAATCGTTCTGGCAATTCAGAAGCATCTGCTGAGGGCAAAGAGATTTTTTCAATGGAAGAAGGAATTGAATCACTCTGTGATGGTATACTTCTGACACAAAACCTTTATGATGATCTTCATCTTGGGGGTAAGGGCAAAGGAATTGCTACAATGGATTCAG CGTGTGGCGAAAAAGGAGAAAATGACAGCTTTTGGACATCTACCACTTCAGAAGGCACCAACACAAAGATTTTCAAATGTTCTaatggatatattagaaatggAGCAAGCTGA